A DNA window from Chloroflexota bacterium contains the following coding sequences:
- a CDS encoding methylmalonyl-CoA mutase: protein MAEKIRVLLAKPPLDLHSRGILVVATALRDAGMEVIYLEASPKVGLREIIQAAMQEDVDIIGMSIMSGSPGIILSKMLKIRDEMGLKHIPVVAGGIFPEEEIEELKAAGVAGIFRPGTPIESIVETVRELAASRQQS from the coding sequence ATGGCAGAAAAGATAAGGGTTCTTCTGGCAAAGCCACCTCTTGACTTGCATAGTAGAGGGATTCTGGTTGTGGCCACGGCATTGCGTGATGCAGGCATGGAGGTGATATATCTGGAGGCATCACCGAAGGTCGGCTTGAGGGAAATAATTCAGGCAGCGATGCAAGAAGATGTAGATATAATAGGCATGAGCATAATGTCTGGTTCTCCGGGGATTATTCTGTCGAAAATGTTGAAGATAAGAGATGAGATGGGGCTGAAACATATTCCTGTAGTCGCTGGCGGCATCTTCCCTGAAGAGGAGATTGAGGAGCTGAAAGCCGCAGGAGTAGCCGGCATATTCAGGCCCGGAACCCCCATTGAGAGCATAGTCGAGACTGTTCGAGAACTAGCTGCCAGCAGACAACAATCTTAA